From Parus major isolate Abel chromosome 1A, Parus_major1.1, whole genome shotgun sequence, the proteins below share one genomic window:
- the LOC107204239 gene encoding E3 ubiquitin-protein ligase RNF113A-like: protein MAEERSVCSFVFKKRCRAAGSGQRKRPCRDQERESSGEEGSTVVRKERQRDTPNPMIQKTKRCMRERPEHLPSSSEDEEPAKEIRVTYKSTRSAKPVGPEDMGATAVYELDTEKEKDAQAIFERCQKIQEELRGKEDDNIYRGINNYQKYVKPKDTSMGNASSGMVRKGPIRAPENLRATVCWDYQPDICKDYKETGFCGFGDSCKFLHDRSDYKHGWQIEQELNRGLYGVNDSDNYEVSSDEEDVPFKCFICRGSFKNPVVTKCRHYFCESCAIRHYRKSQRCYICDKQTNGVFNPAKELMAKLEKHKREKEEEQVRP from the coding sequence ATGGCAGAGGAGAGAAGTGTCTGCAGTTTTGTGTTCAAGAAGCGGTGCCGAGCTGCAGGCAGTGGCCAGCGAAAACGTCCCTGCAGAGACCAGGAGCGGGAGAGCAGTGGCGAGGAGGGCAGCACTGTGGTGAGGAAGGAGCGGCAGCGGGACACCCCCAACCCCATGATCCAGAAGACCAAGCGCTGCATGAGGGAGAGGCCAGAGCACCTGCCAAGCAGCAGCGAGGATGAGGAGCCTGCCAAGGAGATCAGGGTCACCTACAAATCGACCAGGTCAGCGAAACCTGTTGGCCCAGAAGACATGGGAGCCACAGCAGTGTATGAACTggacacagagaaggaaaaggatgcCCAGGCCATCTTTGAGCGCTGCCAGAAAATCCAGGAGGAGttgagaggaaaggaagatgaTAACATTTACCGTGGCATTAACAATTACCAGAAGTATGTGAAACCCAAAGACACATCGATGGGAAATGCCTCCTCAGGAATGGTCAGGAAAGGCCCCATCCGTGCTCCAGAGAACCTGCGGGCCACGGTGTGCTGGGACTACCAGCCTGACATCTGTAAGGACTACAAAGAGACTGGATTCTGCGGCTTTGGGGACAGCTGCAAATTCCTGCATGACCGCTCGGACTACAAGCACGGCTGGCAGATTGAACAGGAGCTGAACAGAGGCCTCTACGGAGTCAATGACAGTGATAACTATGAGGTGAGCAGTGATGAGGAGGATGTGCCTTTCAAATGCTTCATCTGCAGAGGTTCCTTCAAGAACCCTGTGGTCACCAAGTGTCGGCACTACTTCTGTGAGAGCTGTGCCATCCGGCACTATCGCAAATCCCAGCGCTGCTACATCTGTGACAAGCAAACCAATGGGGTCTTCAACCCTGCCAAAGAGCTCATGGCCAAAttggaaaaacacaaaagggagaaggaagaggagcaaGTCAGACCATGA